A genome region from Bifidobacterium coryneforme includes the following:
- a CDS encoding GreA/GreB family elongation factor, protein MAEEKTILLTQAAYDKLKEELDRRQGEYRDEITERIAAARAEGDLSENGGYQAAREEQGKNEGRINELIVKLRNSQILKAPKSGKVGNGSLVTLTIAGNDMVYVLGSRDLAVATEYDVISPESPIGAAILGAEEGNTVSYKAPNGRDISVTVKEAKPLK, encoded by the coding sequence ATGGCTGAGGAAAAAACGATTCTGCTGACACAAGCCGCCTATGACAAGCTGAAGGAGGAGCTGGACCGCCGCCAGGGTGAATACCGAGATGAGATCACCGAGCGAATCGCCGCAGCCCGTGCCGAAGGTGATTTGAGTGAAAATGGCGGCTATCAGGCCGCCCGTGAGGAGCAGGGGAAAAACGAGGGCAGAATCAACGAGCTGATCGTCAAGCTCCGTAACTCACAGATTCTCAAGGCTCCCAAGTCCGGCAAGGTGGGCAACGGCTCCCTGGTGACCCTGACCATAGCCGGAAACGACATGGTCTACGTTCTGGGATCCCGTGACCTGGCCGTGGCCACGGAGTATGACGTAATCAGCCCCGAGTCTCCGATTGGAGCAGCCATTCTTGGTGCCGAGGAGGGCAATACGGTCAGCTACAAGGCTCCCAACGGCAGGGACATTTCGGTTACCGTCAAGGAGGCCAAGCCTCTCAAATAG
- a CDS encoding FKBP-type peptidyl-prolyl cis-trans isomerase produces the protein MSDQSMPKVNAVFGATPEVEFQGAAPQGLRTVELVEGDGPVVRKGDTVTVNYHGLIWGTDKVFDSSFERHQPASFGIGVGQVIRGWDQSVPGHNVGSRLVVSIPPEYGYGSRGVPQAGIGGDDTLVFVIDIISTR, from the coding sequence ATGAGTGACCAGTCCATGCCCAAGGTGAATGCCGTCTTTGGTGCCACACCCGAGGTTGAGTTTCAGGGGGCGGCCCCCCAAGGTCTGCGAACCGTGGAATTGGTTGAGGGTGACGGCCCCGTTGTGAGGAAGGGCGACACGGTTACCGTCAACTACCACGGGCTTATCTGGGGAACCGACAAGGTTTTCGATTCCAGCTTTGAGCGTCACCAGCCTGCAAGCTTCGGCATCGGTGTCGGTCAGGTTATTCGCGGTTGGGACCAGAGTGTTCCCGGCCACAACGTGGGTTCCAGGCTGGTGGTTTCTATACCGCCCGAATACGGTTACGGCAGCAGGGGTGTTCCCCAGGCCGGTATCGGGGGCGATGACACCCTGGTCTTCGTGATCGACATCATATCGACTCGATGA